The following nucleotide sequence is from Bactrocera oleae isolate idBacOlea1 chromosome 2, idBacOlea1, whole genome shotgun sequence.
CACGCAAAAGTGATCATAAAGGGCACATTTATGGCAAGGCAAACATTATAATATCAAAACATAGCAAAATGTTAATTGTGTTAAATTTAATCGAGTAAATTGCAGTAACATTAAAactgtaaacaacaaaaaaaaatcagaataaattacaaaagaaaCACAATATCGTCGTTTGCTTGCCGCGGCAGCTGATCTCCAAACAGATTACAAGAAAAAACAATtcatacgtaaaaatataaagaaaatacatTAAACGTGTTCCATTGAGGCGAAGAAAAATAACAGATTGCATAAAACAAGTCGTTGATCTTAAAATGAATAAGGCAATGCCTAAAGTGAACAGATataatgtatgaatgtgtgcttATATGTGCAACAGCTGACACATAAACATTATTAAAACGCTtagtattattgaaaaaaaagagaAGCAActgataaaagaaaaaaagatcATTTATTGGGTAAAtgttaacaaaattattaaaagaaacaAACATAAATTGACATTTAGGCattgtaaaattacaaaaacgaaTCAAAAGTGCACTGTAAGTTACGTTGGTGTGGAAACGATGGACGAGCGGATAAGTGCGTTAGCTACCAAGGAGAAAAGTTAAGGAGATGGACGTCATTATCATAATCAACATCATCATTTAAGCTGAAGCATACACaagtaaaacaattttaatttgtaattagcGTAGAAATGTTGAACAAATACAAATTGCAGagagaaagaaagaaataaataaattgaatgtaTGAACTAAGACATACTATACTTTTTCgaatttgcaaatttattgaaatattaaaatgatgATATAGAACTGGTTATGTATTGGTTAATTCTACATTTAATAAATTGCCATCTAACCTTAGCTCGAAAGCAAAATGGAAAGTAAtcgtaatatttatataaattttgaacagAACTTCcttagaataatatttttttaaattaattagttaaatttttttttgttctatttGATTGAAAAGAGGTTATAGCAGACAGTAATAACATTGAACGgtgttaaatattaatttcggaTTTGTTAAACGGCTTTGGCAGCTCAAACGTGGtacagaatattttaaaaatgtatgcttctttgctgaaattttataaaaaattataattttcagaatttttattCGAATTCGTTATTAAGATTTCGGTCACCAAATCAAATTTATGAGATTACTAGggatatttgtaatttatatcaAAAGTATAATGTCGATGCTTGCTTTCCAATTTGGTTGTTGAATCGGatataataatttctatattttcattttcgctATTAGCTGTTACATCGAAATTACAACTTATTTCGTTTAGTTGTATTTAACGTATAGTTTGTGAAAATCTACACTTTCTTTACGGATAatacgaaacaaaaaaaatttcccttgcattattattaaattaatcagAAAATCTGTTGTCTTAACCTAGGAAACAAAATGTGATCCACGTCCATTTTCTAAATTGGTTAGGATTTGCCCAAATTGACATTGCTAGCTTGAgactaatatatacatatatgtatatattttttttttaaactctatttttgaaaatcttgACAAAACGCTAAAGCTTTTCTTTGTAAAGAACTTTGTTTTTCTATATGTGTACTAATATACAATATTGAATCATATTTCGAATACAATGTTTTTTGACGGATTTGCGAATTTCACATTATACCCATAATTGTTGTGCTATGCATGGCATAAAAAGCTTTCTTAAACATCTGACCAGAGCTAAGTTAgagcagagaacttagaacaagttttttaagttctctggttagaGTATGTTAAAGAGTGCTCTCACGGTCTTACGGTATTGATGTGTAGCTTTTGCACTCGTAGATAAACACATACATGCGTATAAGAGTGTTTAGTTTAGAATCGGTAACGAGTATTTAAACTCAGTGGTTGTGTCTGTAGGAGAACAAGTTTGCCGCTAAATGCGCAACGAATAAACTTTCAGCGAACAGCTGCTCAAGACTAATGTGGACTGGCCCCGGAATGTAATAGCGAACAAAACATGCTATCACTCTCACAGTAGCTAGACAGCAATGAAATGAAAGAATTAAGCTTTCAACGCAAAACTTGTTCTCCAGACGTTACTAAACGAAAAATGGAAGTAAATAAAAAGCTAGAAAGACGTCTAGcgagtgaaaatttttaacatttagaaCGAACAGCCAAGTGCAGAAATTGGAAAAcacaacaaaaccaaataaatatgtacatgcacaAGTTGGATGAATGAGCGTCTCGCGAGGCCCGAGAATTGTGACCACACGTCCAACAGTTCAGTCAGCTTTATGAAAGTGTCGTAAAAGGTTCgagtgcattaatttttgataaagaattcaaacttttttgctaCACCTATATTACAAGGCGTATTAGCACCGAAATAAACGTAGCGATAAAATAACTAACAAGCACACGCCGAAAACAGCAACTATTTCTACATATATACCcacattgtatgtacatatgcatgcgtGCATTTATGTTTTTATCCATTACCTGTGTTGAAAGACATTTGTGTTGAAGCTAGTGAAAAGGTGAAAAGGGCGAATCAAATAGTCTGAATATGGAGCGTATATTGCGTGGTGTTATGCGTTATCGGAACACGACACGCGAACAGATGGTAAAGGAATTCCAAAAAGTTCGTGATCATCCTGAGGtatgtacaaacatacgtaCCTAGCATAGATGAGTTCATTGGTATAGACATACGAGTGCTcagacatatatacatgtgtatacacCGCACGTGAAgtgtaatatttacatacatacaaattaattatattaatgtgtGCAATAATTTATGTGTagctataaatttattaataaataaaactatttcacATGTGAAGTCAACATGACACCTACAAAACCAAACATGTtacatatgcttgtatgtatgtacctaaaaCGAGATGctagcatatttttttattataatctttttgcaaattttccGTTCTGATTTGAATGGTTAATAAAATTAGAGTATCATAAAAATGAACAATAATTTGTCGAACCTAACACTATcaaataagaaattattattattattttttttgatgtcTTATGagactgtttgtatgtatgtacatgtgtttatatataatatgtaagtacGTTTTGGAAAGTTTTGACCGTTTTATGTTATCAATGCTTAgcatattgcttatgtttatacgtatgtatatatatgcatatatacatatgtacttatgtatacaaGTCTTATCATTAAGTTGAAAAGAAGAGATACTTTATTtcacttcatttattttaagAGTTAAGTAGGTATATACAATAGATAGGTAGAATGGCTGTATTTTGATACACCTAGATccttaggaggcccattgtgatttaaaataagtaaataagtaaTCGGTTTAATTATGttgtaagaaaaattaaaatttcctaggaaattattttcaatcttttaattattttgtagttATTTAATTAGACGTGAGTTTTGACCAACTTGAGGCTGATTGAGGTTTCAATATTATATGCATGCCTCAAAGAAGTAATTAAACGGCAAATTGCTCGAAACATATCCATagttttaagttaatttatagTAAGTACTTATACTCTTCTGATGACCTTCCTCAGACGCAtgggttggttcagagaggagacaataGAGAGAGGGGATCTGAGTCCCGCTGGTTTCACACCTCCTAAAGGGCTAGGTGCGTAGTCAGATAGCTACTCTacatacctacctacctacctaattATACTGTTTCGAAAAGTCTAAAACTGTGTGACCAGTTCTCAATTATTCCTAATTAGAAACACATATGAAGACCAAAATTGCACCTTTTCGCGAAATAACTACTcctatttaaacaaatatattggttgtatgtgtacttatgtatattcacATACATTTATGCATTTACTCGtggttttatttgacaatatttacatacattaattttggtttaaaatGTATCATCTCCAGTAAGTTTTTGGGAACAACAATATTTGAcaacaaatagaaataaattttctgaATGCGTTCATCTTCAACACGCAGCCCGATAgactaaaaagtaataaaaaaattcaagaaatgAAAAAACACTGATACAAGTATAAGGAAATTTAGCGCGAAAACATTTATAAGCACTTATTTTTGATATCTTCGCTAAGCATAAACATATACGTACATAGCTGTTTAAGACATTTACCGACTGGCAATGTTCCTATATTAAGCTATATAACACCATATCcgcattaaatttattatctgACTAGATACCATAGCATAAATACATGCgtaaattaatactaaataataatatgataaaaaCGTTAGAcgttgtattaaaatatttatggctttaaatattttctgctcACCTAATTAATTAAAGGtcggatatatatacatatatttccatatgtacatatgtagggaGTACctgagcctttaaacattttcaatttttatacaaagttcTCAAAATAATGTGTTGAGTAATCTTCCTAAGACTACGAATTTATGTTAAAATCTTTTTGATATTGCGAGGTTTAAAACTTTCAAGCTCAAATCAGCACTAAATAATTACATATTCGGGAAAAATGTTGACTTTCAAATAATGACGGTTAAAGTtagttattttatgttttttccttTGAGTAAtgtaagtaataatttaaaaatgacaTCGTAAGATGCAATTATACACTGTTCACTTGCCAGCCTAAGTAATAAATTTGTCGCATTATAGCATTGGAAGAGTGTACAAACGAAGAAATCGTATTCAGTAAgacttcatttaaattttaacacacataatttttaagtgcatttttaataattttaaaataattaaatatgtatgtacatatagattaTTAACGAAGTAATTTCTATAAATGTACCATATGCCTGCACATTAATATAGTTGCagatatatttaattgtgtaAGCATGTAATATAActacattttactttaaattattttattttcatatcgcGTGGTTCAAACATAGCCCAAGGCCGTTTTCTTCACTTGCATGGACAGTCGTATGATACCAACCCGCTACACAGATACGCATGTCGGCGATATGTTTGTAGGTGTgtacaactacatacatacattacacTCCTTCGATAATTGctctttatacatacatataaatgtattttgcaatgtcattaatttacttttgtatcattttattatatttgcattaCAGTGCGTAACGCTGGAAATGTGGTGCCGCATGCCCAACACTTTCAGGATGAATACTTTAGCTGCGAACCGGCAGCACTAGAATTGGGCTGTGTCATCAACGATATACGTCACATTATTGTGTGCGGTCATAGCGATTGTAAGGCAATGAATCTATTATATAAACTACAGGATGAAGAATACTCATCACAAGTAAGTTGTTATTGGCATGAAGTTGTTGTTAATGTGTGACTGTCTATTTACCTCAACCAATTTGTGCAGTTAAATAGACGTCTGTCGCCGCTACGTTCCTGGATGTGGACACACGCTAACAGCAGTCTTGAACATTTCAAAACCTGGAGAAAAGAAGGCATGAAAGGTCCTTTGATATTCTCTTCTGAAACACCTTTACGTCGGTTTGTTGCTTACATTGATTCGGAAAATAAATTTGCGATAGAAGATAAATTGTCGCAGATCAATACGTTACAGCAATTATCGAATGTGGCTTCGTATGGCTTCTTAAAACAACGGCTTGAATCGCATGATCTCCATATTCACGCATTATGGTTTGATATTTACACTGGCGACATTTATTATTTCAGTCGTGGTGCTAAACGTTTCGTTCCGGTCGATGAGAGTACAGTTGGACGGCTGACAGACGAAGTGCGTCGGTATTACTCATGACGACCGTAATATTAAGATAATACCAATATGCATGTAGGCGGGtacgaaaatacatatatttatcaaCAAATGAATGTTGACTGTGATAGGAATCTGAATAAGTTGCATTTAAATGCAGCACCAAATAATACTAgccaaatttttgaat
It contains:
- the CAHbeta gene encoding beta carbonic anhydrase 1; translation: MERILRGVMRYRNTTREQMVKEFQKVRDHPEPKAVFFTCMDSRMIPTRYTDTHVGDMFVVRNAGNVVPHAQHFQDEYFSCEPAALELGCVINDIRHIIVCGHSDCKAMNLLYKLQDEEYSSQLNRRLSPLRSWMWTHANSSLEHFKTWRKEGMKGPLIFSSETPLRRFVAYIDSENKFAIEDKLSQINTLQQLSNVASYGFLKQRLESHDLHIHALWFDIYTGDIYYFSRGAKRFVPVDESTVGRLTDEVRRYYS